One window of the Novosphingobium sp. KACC 22771 genome contains the following:
- a CDS encoding amidohydrolase family protein has translation MAEDHLAHCGHSRLGQRAAQRGAELVIDLHCHLNVGAADQYIRQEVPDAPDPLTFVSAASRATNAKLFAEIGAKLNGINERLLDMDRLGVDVQAISPSPGQYYYFAPPEVGREAARLVNDRIAQAAAEQPDRLVGMGTVPLQNVDMAIAEMRRCVSDLGLRGIEIGSNVAGRELADEDLRPFFAAAEELGVLVFLHPLGFTHGQRLSEYYLDNIIGNPLESSIALSHLIFSGVLDAHPALKLCVAHGGGFLPGYWGRMDHAWRVRPECRIHTPRPPSDYLRQVWLDTLVFDRKQLDALIESHGADRLCMGTDYPFDMAEPDPVQFHSHLAPDIRAKILGRNAAALLGLDIGHAASIGDASNP, from the coding sequence ATGGCGGAGGATCACCTTGCACACTGTGGACACAGCAGGCTTGGCCAACGGGCTGCCCAACGGGGCGCAGAGCTGGTTATCGACCTGCACTGCCACCTCAATGTGGGCGCGGCGGATCAGTATATCCGCCAAGAGGTGCCCGATGCGCCCGATCCGCTGACCTTTGTTTCGGCGGCGTCGCGGGCAACCAATGCCAAATTGTTTGCCGAAATCGGCGCCAAGCTGAACGGCATCAACGAGCGCCTGCTGGACATGGACCGCCTTGGGGTTGATGTGCAGGCAATCAGCCCGTCGCCGGGACAATATTACTATTTTGCCCCGCCCGAGGTGGGACGCGAGGCCGCCCGGCTCGTCAACGACCGGATTGCGCAGGCCGCGGCCGAGCAGCCCGACCGGCTGGTGGGCATGGGCACGGTGCCGCTGCAAAATGTGGATATGGCCATTGCCGAAATGCGGCGCTGCGTCTCCGATCTTGGGCTGCGCGGCATCGAGATCGGCTCCAACGTTGCCGGGCGCGAGTTGGCCGATGAAGACCTGCGCCCGTTCTTTGCCGCGGCCGAGGAACTGGGCGTACTGGTGTTTCTGCATCCTTTGGGCTTCACCCATGGTCAACGGTTGAGCGAATATTATCTCGACAACATCATCGGCAACCCGCTGGAATCCAGCATCGCGCTGAGCCATCTGATCTTTTCCGGCGTGCTGGACGCCCATCCGGCGCTCAAACTTTGCGTGGCGCATGGTGGCGGGTTTCTGCCCGGCTATTGGGGGCGGATGGACCATGCATGGCGCGTGCGCCCCGAATGCCGCATCCATACACCCCGCCCGCCATCGGACTATCTGCGTCAGGTCTGGCTCGACACGCTGGTGTTTGACCGCAAGCAACTCGACGCCTTGATCGAGAGCCATGGCGCCGACCGGCTGTGCATGGGCACCGATTATCCCTTTGATATGGCCGAACCCGATCCGGTGCAGTTCCACAGCCACCTTGCCCCCGACATTCGCGCCAAAATCCTCGGGCGCAATGCCGCGGCCCTCCTGGGGCTGGATATCGGCCATGCGGCGAGCATCGGCGACGCAAGCAACCCATGA
- a CDS encoding LysR family transcriptional regulator, whose product MRFDKLDLNLLVALDALISEQSVTEASRRLYLSQPAVTSALNRLRQYFGDDLLVLEGRQMRLTYKAEELAAPVRQALELIRSEITQPGQFDPKESSRKFVIIASDYIHTILLAEVIAQAAREAPKVMFEIIRPSTDATERFERAEADLMLTVEPFSLPQHPSVPLFQDEHVLISWAGSSHGEVISAEEFLAAGHVAASFGRDRRQALSELSLEKFREQRRIELIVPSFSALAQSVVGTDRLATMHRKLAEHVMPFYPIRIHTLPVPIAPIQQVMNWHRLRSRDAGMQWLKNMIAACSADNFGKPINDADG is encoded by the coding sequence ATGCGATTCGATAAACTTGACCTCAACCTGCTCGTCGCGCTCGATGCGCTGATCAGCGAGCAGAGCGTGACCGAAGCCTCACGGCGCCTGTATCTCAGCCAGCCCGCCGTGACCTCGGCGCTCAATCGCCTGCGACAGTATTTCGGCGACGATCTGCTGGTGCTCGAAGGGCGTCAGATGCGGTTGACGTATAAGGCGGAGGAACTGGCGGCCCCGGTGCGACAGGCACTGGAACTGATCCGCAGCGAGATTACCCAGCCCGGCCAATTCGACCCCAAGGAGTCATCGCGCAAATTCGTCATCATAGCCTCGGATTACATTCACACGATCCTGCTGGCCGAAGTGATCGCCCAGGCCGCCCGCGAGGCGCCCAAAGTGATGTTCGAGATCATTCGCCCCAGCACCGATGCCACCGAGCGGTTTGAGCGGGCCGAAGCCGATCTGATGCTGACCGTCGAACCCTTCTCCTTGCCCCAGCATCCCAGCGTTCCGCTCTTTCAGGACGAGCATGTGCTGATATCATGGGCGGGTTCGAGCCATGGGGAGGTGATATCGGCCGAGGAATTTCTGGCGGCGGGCCATGTGGCGGCATCATTTGGGCGCGACAGGCGGCAGGCCCTATCGGAACTCTCGCTTGAAAAGTTCCGCGAGCAGCGCCGCATCGAATTGATCGTGCCCAGTTTTTCCGCGCTGGCCCAATCGGTGGTGGGAACGGACCGTCTGGCCACCATGCATCGCAAACTGGCTGAACATGTCATGCCCTTTTATCCGATCCGCATCCATACCCTGCCCGTGCCCATCGCGCCCATTCAGCAGGTGATGAACTGGCATCGACTCCGCAGCCGGGACGCGGGAATGCAGTGGTTGAAGAATATGATCGCGGCATGCAGCGCGGATAATTTCGGAAAACCCATAAATGACGCCGATGGATAA
- a CDS encoding VOC family protein, with protein MAIKGLHHIHLAVEDLSGGLAFAQDFGLHIADVGEARTYLRGLGRHPYLVVLEHGAPSSFRGLSFEVDSRDDLEKAVAEHGASAIRDLTGPGGGVAVDLLDPNGFTVSLVHGVADRTPDALPPSLLLNQGYDKPRIGNTQEKSPLGPPPVIRLGHVGIYVQDWQASDAWYREVLGLIPSDLIHVGNENVKVGGFYRLNRGDEFVDHHVVGMFGLPGKQGLHHLSLEVPNSEAQFMAHRWLAQRQRNEVWGVGRHPLGSHVFDVWKDPNGFRYETFSDTDLLNASAPAGLHAIQEMEMDLWSDRDVQIYFA; from the coding sequence ATGGCAATCAAAGGTCTTCATCACATTCATCTTGCTGTTGAGGATTTATCGGGCGGCTTGGCTTTCGCCCAGGATTTCGGGCTGCACATCGCCGATGTTGGCGAAGCGCGCACCTATCTGCGCGGCCTTGGGCGCCATCCCTACCTTGTCGTTCTCGAACATGGCGCGCCCTCTTCGTTTCGCGGCCTGTCCTTCGAAGTCGACAGCCGGGATGATCTGGAAAAGGCCGTGGCCGAGCATGGCGCCAGTGCCATTCGCGACCTCACCGGTCCGGGCGGCGGGGTGGCGGTGGATCTGCTTGATCCCAATGGCTTTACGGTTTCGCTGGTTCATGGCGTGGCCGACCGCACGCCGGACGCCCTGCCCCCGTCCCTTTTGCTCAATCAGGGTTATGACAAACCCCGGATCGGCAACACTCAGGAAAAGTCGCCGTTAGGCCCGCCGCCGGTGATCCGGCTGGGGCATGTGGGCATCTATGTCCAGGACTGGCAGGCCTCCGATGCCTGGTACCGCGAGGTTCTGGGCCTGATCCCCAGCGACCTCATTCATGTCGGCAACGAAAACGTCAAAGTCGGCGGCTTCTACCGCTTGAACCGCGGCGATGAATTTGTCGATCACCATGTCGTGGGCATGTTCGGCCTGCCCGGCAAGCAAGGGCTGCACCACCTGTCGCTGGAAGTGCCCAATTCCGAAGCGCAGTTCATGGCGCACCGTTGGCTGGCCCAGCGCCAGCGCAACGAGGTCTGGGGCGTGGGCCGCCACCCGCTGGGCAGCCATGTCTTCGACGTTTGGAAAGACCCCAACGGCTTTCGTTACGAAACCTTCTCAGACACCGATTTGCTGAATGCCTCAGCGCCTGCGGGCCTGCACGCCATTCAGGAAATGGAAATGGACCTATGGAGTGACCGCGATGTCCAAATCTACTTTGCATGA
- a CDS encoding fumarylacetoacetate hydrolase family protein, which yields MSKSTLHDLKPKPAPQPEGIHVATGLIKGSFGIGTYRAHGKVFAGLVQADGGVYDLSAHYADTLALFEDWDRALDLLADISAKDAGTDLRFADVECLPPVSRPNMLCAGSNYRQHVAEMMTYNKFNQDKRLPGESDESFFLRNLEEVDRRAREGMPFFWTGLHSSLCGANDEIPLPLVGEHPDWELEFAAVVARTGRYIRPEDAGDLIAGYVMVNDLGTVDEFRRADVRWGHDWVSKHQPNFKPAGPFIVPKQFVDRSKVQIRMKLNGEIMQDWPISDMIFEPEQILSYASERIRLMPGDFLLTGSPPGNGAMHNNRWMRPGDVLESEITYLGRQTNKVVAEDTQGKPTYGPFITEWAE from the coding sequence ATGTCCAAATCTACTTTGCATGATCTCAAGCCGAAACCGGCCCCCCAGCCCGAAGGCATCCATGTAGCCACCGGCCTGATCAAGGGCAGCTTTGGCATCGGCACTTATCGCGCCCATGGCAAGGTGTTTGCCGGTCTGGTTCAGGCCGATGGCGGGGTCTATGATCTTTCCGCGCATTATGCCGACACGCTGGCGTTGTTCGAGGATTGGGATCGCGCGCTCGATCTGCTGGCCGATATTTCGGCCAAGGATGCCGGGACCGACCTGCGCTTTGCCGATGTCGAATGCCTGCCCCCGGTCTCGCGCCCCAATATGCTGTGTGCAGGGTCGAATTATCGCCAGCATGTCGCCGAGATGATGACCTATAACAAGTTCAATCAGGACAAGCGCTTGCCCGGCGAGAGCGATGAAAGCTTCTTCCTGCGCAATCTTGAGGAAGTCGACCGCCGCGCCCGCGAAGGCATGCCCTTCTTCTGGACCGGCCTGCACAGTTCGCTGTGCGGCGCGAATGATGAAATTCCGCTGCCGCTGGTGGGCGAGCACCCCGATTGGGAGCTGGAATTTGCCGCCGTTGTCGCCCGCACCGGGCGTTATATCCGCCCCGAGGATGCGGGCGATCTGATCGCGGGCTATGTGATGGTCAACGATCTGGGCACTGTCGATGAATTCCGCCGCGCCGATGTGCGCTGGGGCCATGATTGGGTCAGCAAGCATCAGCCCAACTTCAAACCTGCCGGGCCCTTCATCGTGCCCAAGCAGTTCGTCGACCGCTCGAAAGTCCAGATCCGCATGAAGCTGAACGGCGAGATCATGCAGGATTGGCCGATCAGCGACATGATCTTCGAGCCCGAACAGATCCTGTCCTATGCCTCCGAACGTATCCGCCTGATGCCGGGCGATTTCCTGCTGACCGGCTCGCCTCCGGGCAATGGCGCAATGCACAACAACCGCTGGATGCGCCCCGGCGATGTGCTGGAAAGCGAGATCACCTATCTTGGCCGCCAGACCAACAAGGTGGTCGCCGAAGATACGCAAGGCAAGCCGACCTACGGCCCCTTCATCACGGAATGGGCGGAATGA
- a CDS encoding cytochrome b — protein sequence MTGAILPETGPTLSAQHYTRTAALLHWSIAALILANLVMGFVCAWLELSFEEVIMNLHKVIGLLVLALSLLRLVWRLTHRPPEPVYGGALQRKAAGVVHAALYTLMLALPMSGWLVTSSFPKRHPIRVGLFDLPFLPVGASLPRAILAHGVHEVLSLAMVALVLGHILAALHHHFILRDGLIARMRLGSRG from the coding sequence ATGACCGGCGCCATCCTGCCGGAAACTGGGCCGACTTTGTCGGCCCAGCACTACACGAGGACCGCCGCGCTGCTGCATTGGAGCATCGCGGCACTGATACTGGCCAATCTGGTCATGGGTTTCGTGTGTGCCTGGCTGGAACTGTCCTTTGAAGAGGTCATCATGAACCTGCACAAGGTCATCGGCTTGCTGGTTCTGGCGCTCAGCCTGCTGCGGCTGGTGTGGCGCCTGACCCATCGCCCGCCCGAACCGGTCTATGGCGGCGCGTTGCAGCGCAAGGCGGCCGGGGTGGTTCATGCCGCGCTTTATACCTTGATGCTTGCCCTGCCGATGTCGGGTTGGCTGGTCACATCCAGCTTTCCCAAACGGCATCCGATCAGGGTGGGCCTGTTCGACCTGCCGTTTCTGCCCGTCGGCGCCAGCCTGCCGCGCGCCATCCTGGCCCATGGCGTCCATGAAGTGCTCTCGCTGGCCATGGTGGCGCTGGTGTTGGGCCATATCCTGGCCGCGCTTCACCATCATTTCATCCTGCGCGACGGCTTGATTGCCCGAATGCGCTTGGGGAGCCGTGGATGA
- a CDS encoding TonB-dependent receptor, translating to MKALLLGSTGLACALSLGTSAMAQESAPAAKSAAPKDGLAEIVVTAQHRSESSQRAAVPLDVVSSAKLLNAGVTSSTALNAAVPSLYVSRGGGANTSYFIRGVGNFTNNGYTDPAIAFNVDGVYYGRPGSTIGAFYDLDRIEVLKGPQGTLYGRNATGGAINVLTAKPILGKWAGRVALGYGNYNAIDGEAFINAPLGENAALRISGKVLDRDGYYSDGTSDEKGQAVRAQFLANLSSNLTVRIIGDYSHIGGKGPGATFTHSIRATPGTAATATSPANYTITPTGLDPRSGLLSPSNAAFFSNVFIGGPGINPAPLNTPFVNNDYYGFSGELTWRTGLGDLTILPAYRNARVRSLFNGPAFRGGLSHEDSDQFTLEARIAGKRIGPLDWQIGGFYFDEHVNGSQVFSQYTVNSFQIFQAHNKSSAAYGRLTLHASDRLRLVGGIRFTNDDKTFAGDGKNLIETCSTQPSTTCLGGPSVPVALTYADLSRIITVPTLPGPANGVAFGTTGNRLFYTPVVNNQKLNRNRTTWRGAVEFDVAPRSLLYASYETGFRSGGFNFALGRETYDPEYITAWTLGMKNRLFDNRLQLNLELFRWNYTNQQVAHFGLDSTGGNSFFTENIGRSRIQGIDLDLQFKAAENTLLRGSVQLLDNKLTSFIYNTQRNSTNNALPPVVGCATSPGTAPIPGSTTGATSPVWVVDCSGKPGFNSPKLAFNAGVEQTFPIGDYDLVATVDGRYRSNRVTSFEYLAFENSGADFTADASLRFAPREGKWSITAYMQNIGNRLIPTLSQFAGTTGNVVVTSYGAPRTYGVRASYAF from the coding sequence ATGAAAGCATTACTTCTGGGATCGACCGGCCTGGCCTGTGCCCTGTCGCTTGGCACGTCCGCCATGGCCCAAGAAAGCGCGCCGGCCGCCAAGTCCGCCGCCCCCAAGGACGGACTGGCAGAAATTGTCGTGACGGCGCAACACCGCTCGGAATCCTCGCAAAGGGCGGCGGTCCCGCTCGACGTGGTCTCCTCCGCCAAACTGCTTAATGCGGGCGTAACCTCCAGCACGGCGCTCAATGCGGCGGTGCCCTCGCTCTATGTCAGCCGGGGCGGCGGGGCGAACACCAGCTATTTCATCCGCGGCGTCGGCAATTTCACCAACAATGGCTACACCGATCCGGCCATCGCCTTTAACGTGGACGGCGTCTATTATGGCCGCCCCGGATCGACCATCGGCGCGTTTTACGATCTCGACCGGATCGAGGTTTTGAAGGGACCGCAGGGCACGCTTTATGGCCGCAACGCCACCGGCGGGGCGATCAACGTGCTGACGGCCAAGCCGATTTTGGGCAAATGGGCCGGGCGCGTGGCGCTGGGCTATGGCAATTACAATGCCATTGACGGCGAGGCCTTCATCAACGCGCCGCTGGGCGAGAACGCAGCCCTGCGCATCAGCGGCAAGGTGCTTGACCGCGACGGCTATTACAGCGACGGCACCTCGGATGAAAAGGGACAAGCAGTACGCGCGCAGTTCCTGGCCAACCTGTCCAGCAATCTGACGGTGCGGATCATCGGCGATTATTCGCATATCGGCGGCAAGGGGCCGGGCGCGACGTTTACCCACAGCATCAGGGCCACGCCCGGAACCGCCGCCACGGCCACATCGCCCGCCAATTACACGATCACGCCCACCGGCCTCGACCCACGCTCGGGCCTGCTCTCGCCCAGCAATGCGGCGTTCTTCTCGAACGTGTTCATCGGCGGCCCCGGCATCAACCCCGCCCCGCTCAACACCCCGTTCGTCAACAATGACTATTACGGCTTCAGCGGCGAGCTGACCTGGCGCACTGGCCTTGGCGACCTGACCATCCTGCCCGCCTATCGCAATGCGCGGGTGCGCAGCCTGTTTAACGGCCCCGCTTTCCGCGGCGGGCTGTCCCATGAGGATTCCGACCAGTTCACGCTGGAGGCGCGCATTGCGGGCAAGCGGATCGGGCCGCTCGATTGGCAGATCGGCGGGTTCTATTTCGACGAACATGTCAACGGTTCGCAGGTCTTCAGCCAATATACCGTCAACTCGTTCCAGATCTTTCAGGCGCACAACAAGTCCAGCGCCGCCTATGGCCGACTGACCCTGCATGCCAGCGATCGCCTGCGGCTGGTGGGGGGCATCCGCTTTACCAATGACGACAAGACCTTTGCAGGCGACGGCAAGAATCTGATCGAAACCTGCTCGACCCAGCCTTCGACCACCTGCCTTGGCGGCCCCTCGGTTCCCGTGGCGCTGACCTATGCCGATCTGTCCCGGATCATCACCGTGCCCACGCTGCCCGGCCCGGCCAACGGGGTGGCGTTTGGCACCACGGGCAACCGGCTTTTCTATACACCCGTGGTCAACAACCAGAAGCTGAACCGCAACCGCACCACATGGCGCGGCGCGGTGGAATTTGATGTCGCCCCGCGCTCTCTGCTTTACGCCAGCTATGAAACCGGCTTCCGCTCGGGTGGCTTCAACTTTGCGCTGGGCCGCGAAACCTATGACCCGGAATACATCACGGCATGGACGCTGGGGATGAAGAACCGCCTGTTTGACAACCGGCTGCAACTCAACCTCGAACTGTTCCGCTGGAATTACACCAACCAGCAGGTGGCGCATTTCGGCCTCGATTCCACCGGCGGCAATTCGTTCTTTACCGAAAATATCGGCAGGTCCCGCATTCAGGGCATCGACCTCGACCTTCAGTTCAAGGCCGCTGAAAACACGCTGCTGCGCGGGTCGGTGCAGCTCCTCGACAACAAGCTGACCAGCTTTATCTACAACACCCAGCGCAACAGCACCAACAACGCCCTGCCCCCGGTGGTGGGCTGCGCAACATCGCCGGGCACCGCGCCGATCCCCGGATCGACCACCGGCGCCACCAGCCCGGTCTGGGTGGTGGACTGTTCGGGCAAGCCGGGGTTCAATTCGCCCAAGCTGGCCTTTAACGCCGGGGTGGAGCAGACCTTCCCGATCGGTGACTATGATCTGGTCGCCACGGTTGATGGCCGCTATCGCTCGAACCGCGTCACGTCCTTTGAATATCTGGCCTTTGAAAATTCGGGCGCAGACTTCACGGCGGATGCCTCGCTGCGCTTTGCCCCACGTGAGGGCAAGTGGTCCATCACGGCCTATATGCAGAACATCGGCAATCGCCTCATCCCCACCCTGTCGCAATTCGCAGGGACGACCGGCAATGTCGTTGTGACCAGCTATGGCGCGCCGCGCACCTATGGCGTAAGGGCAAGCTACGCATTCTAA
- a CDS encoding cupin domain-containing protein, producing MMSDISDSGLPLVQRVVTGHDADGRAIFKSEDLSPTRMIPSGDAAFLTIWSTETVPADLNDERDGRDLPTGLTLERGSVIRITDMLPGKESPMHRTNSIDYGIVLQGEIELELEDGRKKTIGQGGIIIQRGTNHLWRNTSDQVCRIAFILIEAPAYLHNGQPLPEEKPEHQ from the coding sequence ATGATGAGCGACATTTCCGACAGCGGCCTGCCTTTGGTCCAGCGCGTGGTGACCGGCCATGATGCCGATGGCCGGGCGATCTTTAAATCCGAAGACCTTTCCCCCACCCGCATGATCCCCTCGGGCGATGCCGCGTTCCTCACGATCTGGTCGACCGAGACCGTCCCCGCCGACCTCAATGACGAGCGCGACGGGCGCGATCTGCCCACTGGCCTCACGCTGGAGCGGGGCAGCGTGATCCGCATCACCGACATGCTGCCGGGCAAGGAAAGCCCGATGCATCGCACCAATTCCATCGACTATGGCATTGTGTTGCAGGGCGAAATCGAACTGGAACTGGAGGATGGCCGCAAAAAGACCATCGGTCAGGGCGGCATCATCATCCAGCGCGGGACCAACCACCTGTGGCGCAACACCAGCGATCAGGTCTGCCGCATCGCCTTCATCCTGATCGAGGCGCCCGCCTATCTCCACAACGGGCAACCGCTGCCCGAGGAAAAGCCGGAGCATCAATGA
- a CDS encoding SDR family NAD(P)-dependent oxidoreductase — MSSMFSLAGRRALVTGSTRGIGRAIAEAMIEAGAQVIISSENADDTALSAQELGQTGIPCDVTDDGALRALVEGSVQALGGLDILVCNAGITGKPGPFATIDMDDYARVMAINLRSHVVLANLAAPYLAARGGNAIFIASLSGLRGNGAINAYALAKAGVAQLARNLAVEWGPRGMRANAISPGFIATELSKPLLDNEAFMARRMQMTPLRRPGRPEEVAGAAVFLASAAGGFVTGHNLVVDGGTLITDGS; from the coding sequence ATGAGCAGCATGTTCTCATTGGCGGGCCGCCGCGCGCTGGTCACCGGATCGACACGGGGCATCGGCCGCGCCATTGCCGAGGCGATGATCGAGGCCGGGGCGCAGGTCATTATCTCCAGCGAAAATGCCGATGACACCGCACTCTCGGCGCAGGAATTGGGCCAGACCGGCATCCCCTGCGATGTAACGGACGACGGGGCTCTGCGCGCGCTGGTCGAAGGCAGCGTGCAGGCGCTGGGCGGGCTGGACATTCTGGTGTGCAATGCAGGCATCACCGGCAAACCGGGACCTTTCGCCACCATAGACATGGACGATTATGCCCGTGTGATGGCGATCAATCTGCGCTCGCATGTGGTGCTGGCCAATTTGGCCGCTCCTTATTTGGCGGCGCGCGGCGGCAATGCGATTTTCATCGCCAGCCTGTCCGGACTGCGCGGCAACGGGGCGATCAACGCCTATGCTCTGGCCAAGGCGGGCGTGGCGCAATTGGCGCGCAATCTGGCGGTTGAATGGGGGCCCAGGGGCATGCGCGCCAATGCCATCTCGCCGGGTTTCATCGCCACCGAACTGTCAAAGCCTTTGCTCGACAACGAAGCCTTCATGGCCCGCCGGATGCAGATGACCCCCCTGCGCCGCCCCGGCAGGCCGGAGGAAGTCGCGGGCGCTGCGGTCTTTCTGGCCAGCGCGGCGGGCGGCTTTGTCACCGGCCATAATCTGGTGGTCGATGGCGGGACGCTGATCACGGACGGGTCGTAA
- a CDS encoding DoxX family protein — protein sequence MKQTASFSRTRLGLRMALSALYTVAGVMHILRPHGFELIVPGWVPYPHQVVVATGVAELLGAAGLWIAPVRPWAAVGLAAYAVAVYPANIKHAVDHVVIDGVALGWAYHLPRLLFQPVLVWAPLFSGGVVNWPSRRAA from the coding sequence ATGAAACAAACCGCCAGCTTCTCCCGAACCCGTCTTGGCCTGCGCATGGCGTTAAGCGCGCTTTATACCGTTGCAGGGGTGATGCATATCCTGCGGCCTCATGGGTTTGAACTGATCGTCCCCGGCTGGGTACCCTATCCGCATCAGGTGGTGGTGGCAACGGGCGTGGCTGAACTGCTGGGCGCGGCCGGGCTGTGGATCGCGCCAGTGCGGCCATGGGCGGCGGTCGGCCTGGCGGCCTATGCGGTGGCGGTTTATCCGGCCAACATCAAGCATGCCGTCGATCACGTGGTCATTGATGGGGTGGCGCTGGGCTGGGCCTATCACCTGCCCCGCCTGCTGTTTCAGCCAGTGCTGGTGTGGGCGCCGCTTTTTTCGGGCGGTGTGGTGAATTGGCCATCGCGCCGGGCGGCATGA
- a CDS encoding group I truncated hemoglobin, producing MFSIILAAAMMAAQPVAEPPVSDPSVKPQYPTLPVITDNEHLYETFGGKDGLTALMDDAMNRWLANPRTRPFFEHADQARIKELLVKQFCVVMHGPCTYDGRTMAEAHRGMNISEGSFYALVEELQVAMNKRHIPFNAQNRLIAGLAPMHRDIINNK from the coding sequence ATGTTTTCCATCATTTTAGCCGCCGCCATGATGGCCGCCCAACCCGTCGCCGAACCGCCGGTGTCCGACCCTTCGGTGAAGCCGCAATACCCGACCTTGCCGGTCATCACGGATAACGAGCATCTTTATGAAACGTTCGGCGGAAAGGATGGGCTGACCGCGCTGATGGATGATGCGATGAACCGCTGGTTGGCCAATCCGCGCACGCGTCCCTTCTTTGAACATGCCGATCAGGCGCGGATCAAGGAACTGCTGGTCAAACAGTTCTGCGTCGTGATGCACGGCCCCTGCACCTATGACGGGCGGACCATGGCCGAGGCCCATCGCGGCATGAATATTTCCGAGGGCAGCTTCTATGCCTTGGTCGAAGAGTTGCAGGTGGCGATGAACAAACGGCACATTCCCTTTAACGCCCAGAACCGGTTGATCGCCGGACTGGCCCCGATGCACCGCGATATCATCAACAACAAATGA
- a CDS encoding DUF3034 family protein, translating to MRSKNFPRAAMAALAGVALCALSAPSAAAEMPADTVASDMDGSEPQTPGDASHNLMPLHNGGRLLLTGGVSTIEGAGGGGLVPWALIGGYGTRDEFGLQSYVTGVKSEDFALVAFGASVNIKNRLELSLGRQNFHLRDVGKALGLGNDFIISQTIIGAKLRLVGDAVLDQNTLLPQISVGLQHKINDDKVVVGGALGLKRSSTDFYIAATKLFLDKNLLVNTTLRLTKANQYGILGFGGLGGKDQEYKPAFEASAAYLLTRKLAVGAEVRTKSNRLQGALGGDSFREDAAYDLFAAYALGRNLSLTAAYADLGHIALKNQHAAYLSLQVGF from the coding sequence ATGAGGTCGAAGAATTTTCCGCGGGCCGCGATGGCGGCTCTGGCGGGAGTGGCATTGTGCGCCTTGAGCGCGCCTTCCGCCGCCGCCGAAATGCCCGCCGATACGGTGGCATCCGATATGGACGGGAGCGAGCCGCAAACGCCCGGCGATGCGTCGCACAACCTGATGCCGCTGCACAACGGTGGACGCTTGCTGCTGACAGGCGGGGTTTCTACCATTGAGGGCGCGGGTGGTGGTGGTCTGGTGCCTTGGGCATTGATCGGCGGCTACGGCACGCGCGACGAATTCGGCCTGCAATCCTATGTCACGGGCGTGAAGTCGGAGGATTTCGCGCTGGTGGCCTTTGGCGCATCGGTGAACATCAAGAACCGGCTGGAGCTTTCGCTCGGGCGCCAGAACTTTCATCTGCGCGATGTGGGCAAGGCGCTTGGGCTGGGCAATGATTTCATCATCAGCCAGACGATCATCGGCGCCAAGCTCCGGCTGGTCGGTGACGCCGTTCTCGACCAGAACACGCTGTTGCCGCAGATTTCGGTGGGCCTTCAGCACAAGATCAATGACGACAAGGTCGTGGTGGGCGGCGCGCTGGGGCTTAAGCGCTCCAGCACCGATTTCTACATCGCCGCCACCAAGCTGTTCCTCGACAAGAACCTGCTGGTCAACACCACCCTCCGGCTGACCAAGGCCAACCAGTATGGCATTTTGGGTTTTGGCGGCCTTGGCGGCAAGGATCAGGAATATAAGCCCGCCTTTGAAGCCTCCGCCGCCTATCTGCTTACCCGCAAGCTGGCGGTGGGCGCGGAAGTGCGCACCAAATCAAACCGTTTGCAGGGCGCGCTGGGTGGGGATTCCTTCCGCGAAGATGCCGCCTATGACCTGTTCGCCGCCTATGCGCTGGGGCGTAATCTGTCGCTGACGGCGGCCTATGCCGATCTGGGGCATATCGCGCTCAAAAACCAGCACGCCGCCTATCTCTCGCTTCAGGTCGGCTTCTGA